One part of the Terrimicrobium sacchariphilum genome encodes these proteins:
- a CDS encoding DUF6714 family protein, which yields MKTDAEAIFEVEQAFASCQRPQRFTDYWLCDECAEHNETLARHTPQTITLKELGNVGWDPICFATPEAFQYYLPALSRLAIAEIEGNYLMQFLFHVNDDRRYQCLSASQRRCLFRFLSHISEAYPEYTKAHFIEDDLAAALLKYKGSE from the coding sequence ATGAAAACAGATGCCGAGGCGATTTTTGAAGTCGAACAGGCTTTCGCGTCTTGCCAGAGGCCTCAGAGATTTACGGACTACTGGCTCTGCGATGAATGCGCCGAGCACAATGAAACTCTGGCCAGACATACGCCTCAGACCATTACTTTAAAGGAGTTGGGGAATGTGGGCTGGGACCCAATTTGCTTCGCCACACCGGAAGCGTTTCAATATTACCTGCCAGCGTTATCACGTCTGGCCATCGCTGAGATCGAGGGAAACTATCTTATGCAGTTCCTCTTTCATGTGAATGATGACAGAAGATATCAGTGTCTTTCTGCGTCTCAGCGTCGATGCCTGTTTCGGTTTTTAAGCCATATCAGTGAAGCTTATCCTGAATACACAAAGGCACACTTCATTGAGGATGATCTCGCTGCGGCGCTATTAAAATACAAAGGCAGTGAATAA
- a CDS encoding DUF4020 domain-containing protein: MINGAIEFPPEIIEAQNDGKLVIFAGAGISMPPPANLPDFNKLADEIGKGCRPRRQNEPPDEYLGSLHDRGKGVRVHERAKEILLREGSRPTPLHEALLKVFPHKVPVRLVTTNFDKHFTTAAADLGITAPTYIAPALPLGNDFEGLVYLHGACSERPDKIVLTDADFGRAYLTEAWASRFLYQMFLTYTVLFIGYSHDDVVMKYIAKGLPANLGPRRFILTEKRDRQWEPFGIQPLYYDLQDGNSHVALTEGVQEWAAETHRGLYEKSEKIRSLVETAPPVFGTKDDHYLRDAVRKVETVKFFRKYTQRPEYLEWARNLGILKPLFSPEPLNEVGEQIAEWFVDHCIPSHHEETFSVFQSLGPYVNPAVCRRIANALHYGKNPDFRPVFARWVAILIDQASTILQQDKWELLLISCQWPDDQDIAIMLLEKCWRPSLIVKESFDFGAFGSLLDSGEEKTTVDYTVSIAEEDSTWLEQSWTGFFAPHLAQLSERIEPIVTASFEKASSLLRIGGRTESLYDPLGRGREDIRHSRSFGGTHLLDVLIDAARDLIDFSIKNDHPNAQRLIDKWGKSDCPLLNRIATQGMADFTVQSSDDKILWLGKKSVQFLILAGTEIRNLLRAAYPLAARAVRSDLLNRLHKELLGTKNKSDEHFELFDLISWLAKANPKCEIASAIDSAVRDKYPQLVPRGPLEDDFDEIEWHTAGSGIDVEDLLSRPPSEWIDAIMAQPRTDPSDFDLDGKVYAIRSAVIRDFQWGLDALKYLATANIQEPPIWNQLFNGWREAKLDSNQWEKLIEAFEMLPTWQPCADGITEVLSAGSRREEHAMPHELFEKAFALSLKVFAVLETKEPSLEKVSKDWLGLAINHPGGKIAEFWLQYLADLKKHSSEGWIGLPVQVKALFRQVIDSPSDDGKLARVFLVSQLHYFASLDRDFNSEFFIPLLDWSKDHDTACQSWQGFLGWGRWISSFLDQILPFYHQTLAHLDEFEERESFVQHIAGIAVYGVAQPWTDGGWLSHYVSTFNPPLRRKLAETLRQILEAMTPEASAELWNRWLKHYWHDRIDRIPAVLNSDEVDNMVLWPLYLRQYFPEAVELLGRSPKFTLVMVDLETDFPAEYKAQYTDATGRYLNLLLGALRRGDHRIAEIRKIYGELLALGLSEDVSRSILDSLSRLE; encoded by the coding sequence ATGATTAATGGAGCCATTGAGTTTCCGCCGGAAATAATCGAAGCCCAAAACGACGGTAAACTCGTCATATTTGCGGGCGCGGGAATCTCCATGCCGCCACCTGCCAATCTCCCCGATTTCAATAAACTCGCCGACGAAATCGGCAAGGGATGTAGACCGCGTCGGCAGAACGAGCCGCCTGATGAGTATCTCGGATCTCTTCACGATCGAGGGAAGGGTGTACGCGTTCATGAGAGAGCCAAAGAAATATTGCTGCGTGAGGGCTCGAGGCCAACTCCCCTTCATGAGGCCCTCCTAAAGGTGTTCCCCCATAAAGTTCCGGTTCGACTTGTCACCACAAATTTTGACAAGCACTTCACAACGGCCGCCGCTGATCTCGGCATCACAGCTCCCACCTACATAGCCCCGGCCCTCCCATTGGGGAATGACTTTGAAGGGCTTGTGTATCTCCATGGAGCCTGCTCGGAGCGCCCGGACAAAATCGTCCTGACTGATGCCGATTTCGGTCGTGCGTACCTCACAGAAGCTTGGGCCAGTCGCTTCCTCTATCAGATGTTTCTCACCTACACCGTGCTTTTCATCGGCTATAGCCATGACGACGTGGTGATGAAATACATCGCCAAGGGACTTCCGGCTAATCTCGGTCCACGAAGGTTTATTCTTACTGAAAAAAGAGACCGCCAATGGGAACCGTTCGGCATCCAACCGCTCTACTATGACCTCCAGGACGGAAACTCCCACGTCGCGCTCACCGAGGGCGTACAGGAATGGGCGGCCGAGACCCATCGTGGTCTCTATGAAAAATCAGAAAAGATTCGTTCCCTGGTCGAGACAGCGCCACCGGTTTTTGGAACCAAGGATGACCACTATCTTCGGGACGCCGTCCGAAAAGTCGAGACCGTCAAATTCTTTCGAAAGTATACCCAAAGGCCCGAATATCTGGAATGGGCTCGAAACCTTGGCATCCTGAAACCCCTTTTCTCGCCCGAGCCATTGAACGAGGTCGGAGAGCAGATCGCAGAGTGGTTTGTCGATCATTGCATTCCCTCTCATCACGAAGAGACTTTTTCCGTATTTCAGAGCCTTGGGCCATATGTGAATCCTGCGGTCTGCCGCCGAATCGCGAATGCGTTGCACTACGGAAAGAATCCAGATTTTAGACCGGTTTTTGCTCGATGGGTTGCGATCCTTATCGACCAAGCCTCAACGATCCTGCAGCAGGACAAGTGGGAATTGCTCCTTATTTCCTGCCAGTGGCCCGACGATCAAGATATCGCGATAATGCTCCTAGAAAAATGTTGGCGCCCTTCCCTGATCGTGAAGGAATCATTTGATTTTGGCGCTTTTGGCTCACTTCTGGATTCTGGGGAGGAGAAAACAACCGTGGATTACACTGTCAGTATTGCAGAAGAAGACTCAACCTGGCTTGAGCAATCGTGGACAGGTTTTTTCGCGCCTCATCTCGCGCAACTTTCCGAAAGGATTGAACCGATCGTTACCGCGAGCTTCGAAAAAGCCAGTTCATTGCTTCGTATCGGCGGGAGAACGGAATCGCTCTACGACCCGCTCGGAAGGGGGCGAGAAGATATCCGTCACAGCCGTTCGTTCGGGGGAACACACCTGCTTGACGTCCTTATCGATGCCGCCCGCGATCTCATTGATTTCTCCATCAAAAATGATCACCCGAACGCCCAAAGGCTCATTGATAAATGGGGAAAATCCGACTGTCCGCTTCTCAATCGCATTGCGACCCAGGGGATGGCGGATTTCACGGTACAGAGCAGCGACGATAAAATTCTGTGGTTGGGAAAGAAAAGCGTTCAGTTTCTCATTCTTGCTGGGACCGAAATACGAAACCTTTTAAGAGCCGCCTATCCATTGGCAGCCCGCGCTGTTCGAAGTGACCTGCTAAATCGCCTCCATAAGGAGTTGCTAGGTACAAAAAACAAATCGGACGAACATTTTGAACTTTTCGATCTGATAAGCTGGCTTGCTAAAGCAAATCCCAAATGCGAGATAGCCAGCGCAATTGATTCCGCAGTTCGAGATAAGTATCCGCAACTTGTACCAAGAGGTCCTCTGGAAGATGACTTCGACGAAATTGAGTGGCACACCGCTGGTAGCGGGATCGATGTGGAGGACCTGCTTTCGCGTCCTCCTTCGGAATGGATTGATGCCATCATGGCACAACCCCGAACCGACCCATCGGATTTTGACCTTGATGGCAAAGTCTATGCAATCAGAAGCGCCGTCATTCGTGATTTCCAGTGGGGACTCGATGCCCTAAAGTATCTGGCGACGGCGAACATTCAGGAGCCTCCCATCTGGAATCAGCTTTTCAATGGCTGGCGTGAGGCCAAGTTGGATTCGAACCAATGGGAAAAACTCATCGAGGCATTTGAAATGCTTCCCACCTGGCAGCCCTGCGCGGATGGGATCACTGAGGTTCTATCTGCGGGCTCGAGGCGCGAGGAACATGCAATGCCCCACGAACTATTCGAGAAAGCTTTTGCCCTTTCGCTAAAAGTCTTCGCTGTACTGGAAACCAAAGAGCCATCTCTGGAGAAGGTTTCCAAAGATTGGCTCGGCCTCGCCATCAATCATCCCGGAGGAAAAATCGCGGAGTTCTGGCTTCAATATCTTGCGGATCTGAAAAAACATTCGTCCGAGGGCTGGATCGGGTTGCCTGTCCAAGTCAAAGCCCTGTTCCGACAAGTGATCGACTCGCCGTCTGACGACGGAAAACTTGCGCGTGTGTTTCTCGTGAGCCAACTCCATTACTTCGCTTCTCTGGATCGCGATTTTAATAGTGAGTTTTTCATTCCGCTCTTGGATTGGTCCAAGGACCATGATACGGCCTGCCAGAGTTGGCAGGGGTTCCTTGGCTGGGGGAGATGGATATCCAGTTTTCTCGATCAGATACTACCTTTTTATCATCAGACGCTGGCGCATCTGGATGAGTTTGAGGAAAGGGAGTCGTTTGTGCAACATATTGCCGGAATCGCGGTGTATGGGGTCGCGCAACCATGGACCGATGGAGGGTGGCTTTCACATTATGTCTCTACATTTAACCCACCCCTCCGCCGAAAGCTCGCAGAGACCCTTCGTCAAATCTTGGAAGCCATGACTCCTGAGGCGTCCGCTGAGCTTTGGAACCGCTGGCTGAAACACTACTGGCATGATCGGATTGATCGCATCCCCGCCGTCCTGAATTCGGACGAGGTCGACAATATGGTCCTATGGCCGTTGTATCTCCGCCAATATTTTCCAGAAGCTGTAGAGCTCCTCGGTCGTTCTCCGAAATTTACTTTAGTGATGGTTGATCTAGAGACGGATTTTCCCGCCGAATATAAAGCCCAGTATACCGACGCAACCGGCAGATATCTCAATCTGCTGCTCGGAGCACTGCGCAGAGGTGATCACCGAATTGCCGAGATACGAAAAATCTACGGTGAGCTCCTTGCCCTCGGATTATCAGAAGATGTCTCGCGTAGCATTCTCGACTCGCTCAGCCGCCTTGAGTAA
- a CDS encoding helix-turn-helix domain-containing protein, with the protein MSDPAEFGCAVAGATLQVNYLARQVSAASIERFACEEWAVDYYDAGVKARMYGPLLPGRVAVCLMMRDGVSRQYGLDLGEGCLLCNPPGVPIDGFIAPGFRAVATSVPLGVWEECRRVSGCAVEELTGFQVIPLPPGVYAELRRLHAEAWRCLRGDDAGCLSPEVAGMRLSRALATAAWEHVAGQRQVAWSPRNRFRLARRAEALMRERLGEPLCVPNVCLTLGVSRRELEYAFQTAFGESPRAFLESLRMSAARGALYRAGEARSVTEVALECGFSHLGRFSTRYRALFGERPSETGRSRK; encoded by the coding sequence TTGTCTGACCCGGCGGAGTTTGGGTGTGCGGTGGCGGGGGCGACGTTGCAGGTGAATTATCTGGCGCGGCAGGTGTCGGCGGCGTCGATCGAGCGGTTTGCCTGCGAGGAGTGGGCGGTGGATTATTATGATGCGGGGGTGAAGGCGCGGATGTACGGGCCGCTGCTGCCTGGGCGGGTGGCGGTGTGTTTGATGATGCGCGACGGGGTGTCGCGTCAATATGGGCTGGACCTGGGGGAGGGGTGCCTGTTGTGCAATCCGCCGGGGGTGCCGATCGATGGGTTTATCGCGCCGGGGTTCCGAGCGGTGGCGACGAGTGTGCCGCTGGGGGTGTGGGAGGAGTGCCGGAGGGTGTCGGGTTGCGCGGTGGAGGAATTGACGGGGTTTCAGGTGATCCCGCTGCCGCCGGGGGTGTATGCGGAGCTGCGGCGGCTGCACGCGGAGGCGTGGCGGTGCCTGCGGGGGGATGATGCGGGGTGCCTGTCGCCGGAGGTGGCGGGCATGCGGCTGTCGCGGGCGCTGGCGACGGCGGCGTGGGAGCATGTGGCGGGCCAGCGGCAGGTGGCGTGGTCGCCGAGGAATCGCTTCCGGCTGGCGCGACGGGCGGAGGCTCTGATGCGGGAGCGGCTGGGGGAGCCGCTGTGCGTGCCGAATGTGTGCCTGACGCTGGGGGTGAGCCGGAGGGAGCTGGAGTATGCGTTTCAGACGGCGTTTGGGGAATCGCCGCGGGCGTTCCTGGAAAGTCTGCGGATGAGTGCGGCGCGAGGGGCGCTGTACCGGGCGGGCGAGGCGCGGTCGGTGACGGAGGTGGCGCTGGAGTGCGGGTTCAGCCACCTGGGGAGGTTTTCGACGCGCTACCGGGCGTTGTTTGGGGAAAGGCCGTCGGAGACGGGGCGAAGTCGGAAGTAG
- a CDS encoding prepilin-type N-terminal cleavage/methylation domain-containing protein, with protein MRCRISFSTSHRAFTLLELLAAVAIIGALAAILLPSLGVVRNAADGGRCVSNLRNIALAFKSYAQDNDGYLPAPRYANPGTPTSNPNPLGSTWQLELAPYTTGPLKANNIYRLKEVPIGRNAQICPTYLKMFPSQTAMRDSGLNAAGYGMNINLNVSGQDINFGGRIYNRFKEISIMRPATSIIVGDSADYHIDCRTGTWQYAAPTSTKPDGCNSGAPLRHKGKANYLFADGHVETLTPDQALPLLQFNP; from the coding sequence ATGCGCTGCCGCATTTCTTTCTCCACGTCTCACCGGGCCTTTACGCTTCTGGAGCTGCTTGCCGCTGTGGCGATCATCGGGGCGCTGGCGGCGATCCTGCTGCCTTCGCTGGGAGTGGTGCGCAATGCGGCGGATGGCGGGCGGTGTGTCTCAAACCTGCGGAACATCGCGCTGGCTTTCAAGTCGTACGCGCAGGACAACGACGGCTACCTGCCCGCGCCGCGCTATGCGAATCCCGGCACGCCGACGAGCAATCCCAATCCCCTGGGATCGACGTGGCAGCTGGAGCTGGCGCCGTACACGACGGGGCCGCTGAAGGCTAATAATATCTACCGGCTGAAGGAGGTGCCGATCGGCCGCAATGCCCAGATCTGCCCGACGTACCTGAAGATGTTTCCCTCGCAGACGGCGATGCGCGACAGCGGGCTGAACGCGGCGGGGTACGGGATGAATATCAACCTGAACGTGAGCGGGCAGGACATCAACTTTGGCGGGCGGATTTACAACCGCTTCAAGGAGATCAGCATCATGCGCCCGGCGACCTCGATCATCGTGGGGGACAGCGCGGACTACCATATCGACTGTCGCACGGGGACATGGCAATACGCCGCGCCGACCTCGACGAAACCCGACGGGTGCAACTCGGGCGCGCCGCTGCGGCACAAGGGGAAGGCAAACTACCTCTTTGCCGACGGCCACGTGGAGACGCTCACGCCGGACCAGGCGCTGCCGCTGCTACAGTTCAATCCCTGA
- a CDS encoding MafI family immunity protein, translating into MGDRSAGRFFFGEEYDDEEVTMSETMNEYEMTRAQLADLVEETQGCLSTEELATVRGYLEHGECGLAFEHLCDALRGGTREISPRQYARLERLGIRMEIDSMEWLGLPHGRRWHVREFRQRPTVL; encoded by the coding sequence GTGGGTGATCGAAGCGCAGGACGATTTTTCTTTGGCGAAGAGTACGACGACGAGGAGGTCACCATGAGCGAGACAATGAATGAGTACGAGATGACCCGCGCGCAACTGGCTGATTTGGTGGAGGAGACGCAGGGCTGTCTCTCGACTGAGGAGCTGGCGACGGTGCGCGGGTATCTGGAGCACGGGGAGTGCGGGCTGGCGTTTGAGCATCTGTGCGATGCGCTGCGAGGAGGGACGCGGGAAATCTCGCCGCGGCAGTACGCCCGGCTGGAGCGGCTGGGTATTCGCATGGAGATCGACAGCATGGAGTGGCTGGGGCTGCCGCATGGCCGCCGCTGGCACGTGCGGGAGTTTCGGCAGAGGCCGACGGTTCTTTAG
- a CDS encoding alpha-mannosidase: MLVANSILIKARRLAETYADLIFRKIADIPVRMKETREHWRAVPTGWETWLVSEPGTSWGEPGGSAWFVGEWIIPDEWDGHAIYLRASTDGHESLFWLDGTPRGIFTHRTEAASRGNHHTLLLTAAGRAGARHQIALESYAGHFLVGTQPFDTPGTQGHYRQRFPRTFAGVCAMTRREDVREFVFDLKAVNDLVEMLAHDSFRRARLCAGLEEVFAEVYQHPDDVEEPLWTSRLVTTRAILRQLLDVPNTASAPTAGLIGHSHIDTAWTWTIDETIRKCARTFSNALSLMEQYPEYLFAQSAPFHTEMMRVHYPPIFSAMKARIAEGRWEPLGGMWIECDCNLVSGESMIRQFLRGIRYTLEHFAYRPDTFWLPDTFGYSAALPQIMAGFGLRYFLTTKLSWNDTNTFPYDTFLWQGIDGSEVLVHFNETQCAPDPATLIEKLHGGNRNDFRHTENYILHKEVNDRRLISYGYGDGGGGPTFEMIEMAARCRDTEGCPRGLHTTVSQFMQELAASSRKLPSYSGELYFEGHRGTLTQMHALKRGNRKAELLLRELEFLSVALPGKADPAAIDALWDTLLINQFHDILPGTSIPEVHDRAMAELSQLHAKASAALEQIAGQPRSGHLTLWNSLNWPRSGTLLLHDLPAGAQPHGEGILVQQTNDLEGRVETSVRGIVLPALGSASLELVDGSPAVHPSPFVFTEQSLDTPLLQATFDAHGYIDSLWDKECRRELRRGSLPLNALLSGEDVPVMWDNWDIDDDQSLKLRLETRVLHREVVCDGPLQFRIRTTYQIGQHSSLHQDMIFHAHSKLVEFDTLVEWRERHCLLKAAFGLNLNVASARQETQFGHVVRPTTRNTTQERAMFEVCQHKWTDLSESRYGVALLNDCKYGISVRGAEMRLSLLKGGCHPDPRGDSGKHRFRYALLPHAGGFSTESVIRPAYEFNIAPTSGSGPARNSLFQIDIPHVVVESIKPASTPADYIVRLYEAEGTAGFGALSFSSTPQSVWITNLLEDDIAELPVTGNSVEISFRPFEIKTLKVRASHLPDPAGRQ, from the coding sequence ATGCTCGTCGCCAATTCCATCCTGATCAAGGCGCGCAGGCTCGCCGAGACCTATGCCGACCTGATCTTTCGCAAGATCGCGGACATACCCGTGCGCATGAAGGAAACCCGGGAGCACTGGCGCGCCGTCCCGACGGGCTGGGAGACATGGCTGGTCTCCGAGCCAGGCACCTCCTGGGGCGAACCGGGAGGCAGCGCGTGGTTTGTCGGCGAATGGATCATCCCGGACGAATGGGACGGCCATGCGATCTATCTACGCGCCTCGACCGATGGCCACGAATCGCTCTTCTGGCTCGACGGGACTCCTCGCGGCATCTTCACCCATCGCACCGAGGCGGCCTCGCGCGGCAATCACCATACGCTGCTCCTGACCGCGGCAGGCCGCGCTGGCGCGAGACATCAGATCGCCCTGGAGAGCTACGCAGGGCATTTCCTCGTCGGCACCCAGCCATTCGACACCCCCGGCACCCAGGGACACTATCGCCAGAGGTTTCCCCGCACGTTTGCCGGGGTCTGCGCCATGACCCGCCGTGAAGACGTCAGGGAGTTTGTCTTTGACCTCAAGGCCGTGAACGACCTCGTGGAAATGCTGGCTCACGACAGCTTTCGCCGAGCCCGCCTTTGCGCCGGCCTGGAGGAGGTCTTCGCCGAGGTCTACCAGCACCCCGATGATGTGGAAGAGCCTCTCTGGACATCGCGCCTCGTCACCACTCGCGCCATCCTCCGCCAGCTGCTCGACGTCCCCAATACCGCCTCGGCTCCGACCGCCGGACTGATCGGCCACTCTCACATCGACACCGCCTGGACATGGACGATCGACGAGACCATCCGGAAATGTGCGCGCACCTTCTCCAACGCGCTCAGCCTCATGGAGCAATATCCCGAATACCTCTTCGCCCAAAGCGCGCCATTTCACACCGAGATGATGAGGGTGCACTACCCGCCCATCTTCTCCGCGATGAAGGCTCGCATCGCCGAAGGCCGCTGGGAACCTCTCGGCGGGATGTGGATCGAATGCGACTGCAATCTCGTCTCGGGTGAGTCAATGATCCGCCAGTTCCTCCGGGGCATACGCTATACGCTGGAGCACTTCGCCTACCGCCCCGACACCTTCTGGCTGCCCGATACCTTCGGCTATAGCGCCGCCCTCCCGCAGATCATGGCAGGCTTTGGCCTGCGCTACTTCCTCACCACCAAGCTAAGCTGGAACGATACAAACACGTTTCCCTACGATACCTTTCTCTGGCAGGGGATCGACGGCAGCGAAGTGCTCGTCCACTTCAACGAGACCCAGTGCGCCCCCGATCCAGCAACCTTGATCGAGAAGCTCCATGGCGGAAACCGCAACGATTTTCGCCACACGGAAAACTACATCCTTCACAAGGAGGTCAACGACCGGAGGCTGATTTCCTACGGGTACGGTGACGGCGGAGGCGGACCCACTTTTGAGATGATCGAAATGGCCGCCAGATGCCGGGACACGGAGGGCTGCCCGCGCGGCCTCCACACCACCGTCAGCCAGTTCATGCAGGAGCTCGCGGCCTCGTCGCGAAAGCTCCCATCCTACAGTGGCGAACTCTACTTCGAGGGACACCGCGGCACGCTGACCCAGATGCACGCCCTCAAGCGCGGCAACCGCAAGGCGGAACTCCTCCTTCGCGAGCTCGAGTTTCTCTCGGTCGCCCTCCCCGGAAAGGCCGACCCGGCGGCAATCGACGCCCTCTGGGACACTCTCCTCATCAACCAATTTCACGACATCCTTCCGGGCACCTCCATCCCCGAGGTCCACGACCGGGCCATGGCGGAGCTCTCCCAGCTTCACGCGAAAGCCTCCGCCGCCCTGGAGCAGATCGCCGGGCAGCCCCGCTCCGGTCATCTCACACTTTGGAACAGTCTAAACTGGCCGAGAAGCGGGACGCTCCTCCTGCACGACCTGCCTGCCGGCGCGCAGCCTCATGGCGAGGGCATTCTCGTCCAGCAAACAAACGACCTGGAAGGACGAGTCGAAACATCCGTCCGCGGCATCGTTCTTCCCGCCTTGGGATCCGCGAGTCTGGAACTCGTCGATGGCTCGCCCGCCGTACACCCCTCACCCTTTGTCTTCACCGAACAAAGCCTCGATACGCCTCTGTTGCAGGCAACATTCGACGCGCACGGGTATATCGATTCCCTCTGGGATAAGGAATGCCGCCGGGAACTCCGAAGAGGCTCGCTGCCCCTGAATGCCCTTCTTTCAGGAGAAGACGTCCCCGTCATGTGGGATAACTGGGACATCGACGACGACCAGTCGTTGAAATTGCGACTGGAGACTCGCGTCCTCCACCGCGAGGTCGTTTGTGACGGGCCATTGCAGTTCCGCATCCGCACCACATACCAGATCGGCCAGCACTCCAGCCTCCATCAGGATATGATCTTTCATGCCCACAGCAAGCTGGTGGAGTTCGACACCCTCGTCGAGTGGCGCGAGCGCCATTGCCTGCTCAAGGCGGCCTTTGGCCTGAATCTCAACGTCGCTTCGGCACGGCAGGAGACTCAGTTCGGCCATGTCGTCCGACCGACCACGCGCAACACCACCCAGGAGCGCGCCATGTTTGAGGTCTGCCAGCACAAGTGGACGGATCTCTCCGAGTCCCGCTACGGCGTGGCGCTCCTCAACGACTGCAAATACGGGATCTCTGTCCGGGGCGCCGAGATGCGGCTCTCCCTGCTCAAGGGAGGATGCCATCCCGATCCGCGAGGCGACTCCGGAAAACATCGCTTCCGCTACGCCCTGCTCCCGCACGCCGGCGGCTTCTCGACCGAAAGCGTCATTCGTCCGGCCTACGAATTCAACATCGCTCCCACCTCCGGCAGCGGACCCGCCCGCAACTCCCTCTTCCAGATCGACATTCCCCATGTCGTCGTCGAGAGCATCAAACCGGCATCCACACCCGCCGACTACATCGTCCGTCTCTATGAAGCCGAAGGCACCGCAGGCTTTGGCGCACTCTCCTTTTCCTCCACTCCGCAGAGCGTATGGATCACCAACCTGCTCGAAGACGATATTGCCGAGCTGCCCGTCACCGGAAACAGCGTGGAAATCTCCTTCCGGCCATTTGAGATCAAAACTCTGAAAGTACGGGCATCGCACCTCCCCGATCCGGCCGGACGGCAATAG
- a CDS encoding PEP-CTERM sorting domain-containing protein → MKKTPGTPRFRALLATVTLSLGFLFASNLEAQLLLSMDFNSKPSGGSASPTEAGYNGIAINDANFTGPFTTSFSGLSTSLSSGTVGLTIAAGTSLSATGTLLSRDRSTTTADNGSFTYQALYRDFIISKDTTTGLPKMTIGLSGLNASTEYLVTFYAYDNNNSGAISLQNTTGTGSQSGSISWTAGYAFNGANANENAKFSTTLRVQTDTLGNLTFLNTTTSGAGFQSILNGIQVTAVPEPTAIALVIAGCGILFLRRRHRH, encoded by the coding sequence ATGAAAAAGACCCCTGGAACCCCTCGCTTCCGCGCCTTACTCGCCACCGTAACCCTGTCGCTCGGCTTCCTCTTCGCCTCCAACCTCGAGGCGCAGCTTTTGCTAAGCATGGATTTCAATAGCAAGCCATCGGGAGGATCAGCCTCGCCGACAGAGGCGGGATACAATGGCATCGCCATCAACGACGCAAATTTCACCGGTCCCTTTACCACCTCGTTCTCCGGGCTTAGCACGTCACTCTCCAGCGGCACGGTGGGCCTCACCATCGCGGCCGGCACCAGCCTTTCCGCGACAGGCACGCTGCTCTCGCGTGACCGGTCGACAACCACGGCGGACAATGGCTCGTTCACCTACCAGGCCCTTTACCGGGATTTCATCATCTCCAAGGACACGACCACCGGCCTCCCGAAGATGACCATCGGGCTATCGGGACTCAATGCGAGCACCGAGTACCTCGTCACCTTTTACGCTTACGATAATAACAACTCCGGCGCGATTTCGCTTCAGAACACCACCGGCACAGGCTCGCAAAGCGGCAGCATCAGCTGGACCGCCGGCTATGCCTTCAATGGAGCCAACGCCAACGAGAATGCGAAATTCTCCACCACCCTCCGCGTGCAGACCGATACGCTGGGAAACCTGACCTTCCTCAATACCACGACGAGCGGCGCCGGGTTCCAAAGCATCCTCAACGGCATCCAGGTCACCGCCGTACCGGAACCCACCGCCATCGCCCTGGTGATCGCCGGTTGCGGGATTCTCTTTCTTCGCCGGCGCCACCGGCATTAG
- a CDS encoding prepilin-type N-terminal cleavage/methylation domain-containing protein has translation MNPFSYSCSCGSRSSRRFTRGWTLVEVLVAVFIVGILAGLVVPTATKALARANMAKCQSNLRQIGVALNLYKADNARLPQSWDGSAFWFNRLVSAGYLGDRKVLTCPAQKAADPYTAMNLNVKGGYGMTYLTFWYPAVSNTDRDGYFLASRLKKLSEWPIVIDADYPQVGGLENPQADSDRQQRFTARHAGMANLLMMDGHVEQARYGDKRWSQANLNDGTKY, from the coding sequence ATGAACCCATTTTCTTATTCATGCTCCTGTGGCAGTCGCTCTTCCCGGCGTTTCACGCGGGGGTGGACGCTTGTCGAGGTGCTGGTGGCCGTATTTATCGTGGGCATCCTGGCCGGGCTGGTGGTGCCGACAGCGACGAAGGCCCTGGCGCGGGCGAACATGGCGAAGTGCCAGTCCAACCTGAGGCAGATCGGCGTGGCGCTTAATCTCTACAAGGCGGACAATGCGCGGCTGCCCCAGTCATGGGATGGGAGTGCCTTCTGGTTCAATCGGCTGGTATCCGCCGGGTATCTGGGGGATCGCAAGGTGCTCACATGCCCGGCGCAGAAAGCGGCTGATCCGTACACGGCCATGAATCTGAATGTGAAGGGAGGATACGGGATGACGTACCTGACCTTCTGGTATCCGGCGGTCAGCAATACCGATCGGGATGGGTATTTCCTGGCGTCGCGGCTCAAAAAGCTCTCCGAGTGGCCCATCGTGATCGATGCGGACTATCCGCAGGTGGGTGGTCTGGAGAATCCGCAGGCGGATTCCGACAGACAGCAGCGCTTCACGGCGAGGCATGCCGGGATGGCAAATCTGCTGATGATGGACGGCCATGTCGAGCAGGCGAGGTATGGAGACAAGCGCTGGTCGCAGGCGAATCTAAACGATGGAACCAAGTACTAA